In Arsenicicoccus dermatophilus, a genomic segment contains:
- a CDS encoding GNAT family N-acetyltransferase → MSYQVSPLRAADAEVIGPGHNRVWRVAYRGLLPDEVFDARSDEDSTRRWRERGRQHDRTGQSVEGAITWVARDLTGAPVGWASAGPARDDDAPAELELWSLYLLPEHWGSGAARQLVEAALGERAAYLWVLQGNERALAFYRRQGFVEDGSTQELAGTGATELRMVRGVTPAWERPCGRSAST, encoded by the coding sequence ATGAGCTACCAGGTGAGTCCCCTGCGCGCCGCCGACGCCGAGGTGATCGGCCCGGGCCACAACCGGGTATGGCGGGTCGCCTACCGCGGGCTCCTGCCCGACGAGGTCTTCGACGCCCGCTCCGACGAGGACAGCACCCGCCGGTGGCGCGAGCGCGGCCGGCAGCACGACCGGACCGGGCAGTCTGTCGAGGGGGCGATCACCTGGGTCGCCCGCGACCTGACCGGCGCGCCCGTGGGGTGGGCGAGCGCCGGCCCGGCCCGCGACGACGACGCGCCTGCCGAGCTCGAGCTGTGGTCGCTGTACCTCCTGCCCGAGCACTGGGGCTCGGGCGCGGCCCGGCAGCTGGTGGAGGCGGCCCTGGGGGAGCGGGCGGCCTACCTGTGGGTCCTGCAGGGCAACGAGCGGGCGCTGGCCTTCTATCGCCGTCAGGGCTTCGTCGAGGACGGGTCGACCCAGGAGCTCGCCGGCACCGGGGCGACCGAGCTGCGGATGGTGCGGGGCGTCACCCCGGCTTGGGAGCGCCCTTGCGGGCGTAGCGCATCCACGTGA
- a CDS encoding helix-turn-helix transcriptional regulator: MPREREALLSSSVRRQITELVEAEPDRWTALALSDTLGLHVTTVRFHLDQLEQAGVLASQPERRERPGRPRKVYRRATDTAPVSASAYVILADVLSATLAGGGRAGSDVAARAQAADRAGAAWVRAHGQAVEPAATPSGTDTSGSIPVRPLVDTLARWGYPPETVTVEGDLATRCQATLTYCPMLEAARRHPDVICGIHLGLVRGTLTELGVPDPQVRVVPMVTPGVCAVDISTAAAAPGDLVEDGLDLRHVLPD; encoded by the coding sequence ATGCCCAGGGAGCGTGAGGCGCTGCTCTCGTCGAGCGTCCGCCGTCAGATCACCGAGCTCGTCGAGGCCGAGCCCGACCGGTGGACCGCCCTCGCCCTGTCCGACACCCTGGGCCTGCACGTCACGACCGTGCGCTTCCACCTGGACCAGCTCGAGCAGGCCGGCGTCCTGGCGTCCCAGCCCGAGCGGCGGGAGCGGCCGGGGCGCCCGCGCAAGGTCTATCGCCGGGCCACCGACACCGCCCCGGTGAGCGCCAGCGCTTATGTCATCCTCGCCGACGTGCTGTCGGCGACCCTGGCCGGTGGCGGCCGGGCGGGCTCGGACGTGGCGGCCCGCGCGCAGGCGGCGGACCGTGCGGGAGCGGCCTGGGTGCGGGCCCACGGGCAGGCCGTCGAGCCTGCGGCCACGCCCTCGGGCACCGACACGAGCGGGAGCATCCCGGTGCGGCCCCTGGTCGACACCCTCGCCCGCTGGGGCTACCCGCCCGAGACGGTCACCGTCGAGGGGGACCTGGCGACCCGCTGCCAGGCGACCCTGACCTACTGCCCGATGCTCGAGGCAGCCCGACGCCACCCGGACGTGATCTGCGGGATCCACCTGGGCCTGGTGCGCGGCACCCTCACCGAGCTGGGCGTGCCCGACCCGCAGGTGCGGGTGGTCCCGATGGTCACGCCGGGCGTGTGCGCCGTCGACATCAGCACCGCCGCGGCCGCGCCCGGGGACCTCGTCGAGGACGGCCTCGACCTGCGTCACGTCCTGCCCGACTGA